A DNA window from Streptomyces canus contains the following coding sequences:
- a CDS encoding sigma factor-like helix-turn-helix DNA-binding protein, translating into MDHHAGPEEVAERQDAVERAVLLLMETLSPRQRAAYVLREGFGCPYDRIAEILHLSVVNRRQQLARAQRRLNGNHRRQQADSVAHRRLVQAFVSAARTGDRGHLERLMRAVGGDRCGRCQRAWPGGRNLVDADVPGPGDGVPDVVGDFPFGLCPSRRVQARRGRRVPRAVASCRNAAEKAVIPNLEPGGRCTTPAVMDLRPEVEEICTAAPLLRGR; encoded by the coding sequence ATGGACCACCACGCGGGCCCTGAAGAGGTGGCCGAGCGACAGGACGCCGTCGAGCGAGCGGTTCTCCTGCTGATGGAAACCCTGTCTCCGAGGCAACGCGCCGCGTACGTCCTGCGAGAGGGCTTCGGCTGCCCGTACGACCGGATCGCCGAGATCCTGCACCTCAGCGTCGTCAACAGGAGGCAGCAGCTTGCACGCGCCCAGCGGCGTCTCAACGGGAACCACCGCAGGCAGCAGGCCGACTCCGTCGCGCACCGGCGTCTTGTTCAGGCGTTCGTCTCGGCGGCCCGGACCGGAGACCGCGGACACCTGGAAAGACTGATGCGGGCTGTCGGCGGTGACCGCTGCGGCAGGTGTCAACGGGCCTGGCCGGGCGGGCGGAATCTCGTCGACGCAGACGTGCCCGGGCCGGGTGACGGCGTACCGGACGTCGTCGGCGATTTTCCTTTCGGGCTCTGCCCGTCGCGACGAGTCCAGGCTCGACGGGGACGACGCGTGCCCCGCGCCGTCGCCTCCTGCCGCAACGCCGCTGAGAAGGCAGTGATCCCGAACCTGGAACCTGGTGGCCGCTGCACGACGCCGGCGGTCATGGACCTACGCCCCGAGGTCGAGGAGATCTGCACCGCGGCACCCTTGCTCCGCGGCAGGTGA